From a region of the uncultured Desulfatiglans sp. genome:
- a CDS encoding putative Rubrerythrin (Evidence 3 : Putative function from multiple computational evidences), whose translation MFELGEIIDLAIQIERNGERTYAEAAGKAKRQDLVDALTKLASDEREHVEWFEALKKECAEEGRDESMRDFGRRLLGDILGEQRFSLAEVDFERIETVKEVLAAALEFEKDTILFYQMIQAAIADATVSGGLDKIIHEEKQHVSLIETFISDPLKPLDRP comes from the coding sequence GTGTTCGAGTTGGGTGAGATTATCGATCTGGCGATTCAGATCGAGCGGAACGGTGAGCGTACTTATGCGGAAGCGGCCGGGAAGGCCAAGCGGCAGGACCTGGTCGATGCTCTGACGAAATTGGCCTCGGATGAGCGGGAACATGTGGAATGGTTCGAGGCGCTCAAGAAGGAATGTGCTGAAGAAGGGCGCGATGAAAGCATGCGGGATTTCGGGCGTCGGCTCCTCGGCGACATCCTGGGGGAGCAGCGTTTTTCGCTGGCTGAGGTGGACTTCGAGCGGATCGAGACCGTCAAGGAGGTCCTTGCGGCTGCCCTCGAATTCGAGAAGGATACCATCCTCTTTTACCAGATGATCCAGGCGGCGATAGCCGATGCAACGGTTTCAGGGGGCCTCGATAAGATCATTCATGAAGAAAAACAGCATGTTAGTCTGATCGAGACGTTTATCTCCGATCCGCTCAAACCGCTTGACAGGCCCTGA